The bacterium sequence GATATCGGCGTTTACAACGAAAGAGAGTGAATCGATATCAACGAATTTAGGAACAGCGGTTAAATCTTCCGGGACATATTTCTTCAATTCTTCATGCCAAACTCGAAAGACCAATACGCCTATCCCGGCATGGATGTATTGTTCGATGATCTTGCAACAGTTGGGATCGATTACGTTGTCATCGTCAAAAAAAAGAATCCAACCTGTTTTCACTTTTTCTAATCCAACATTGCGTTGATGCGCGCCATACATTGCTGTACGCGGAGTAGAAATGATTTCATAACTGTACCAAGCGGGCAAATCGGTGAACAGAATCTTGTTCGGGGCATCTCCATCGAAAACAATATGATGATGTACTTTTAGTCCGTGGGGAGTTTGGGCAAGAATGCTGTCGATTGCCCGATGCAACAATTGACTTCGCGATTCGTAGGAGTGAGATGGGGTTATGATATGTAAGTCTTTACTGACCAAATTAAACGCTCGTTTCACTTTCACTGGAATCAACCAGCGATAGTACGCACGATACTTTGCGCTGCGAATGCTGTTCCAAGGCACTTCCCATAGTACTTTCCACTTCATAACACCACAGTTTCGCTTAACTTAGTGCTGCATTTGCTTGCAATGCCGCTTCGATTTGGTGGGCGGCTTCCAATGCCCGTAAACCTTGAGCGCCGCTCACGGCAATCGGTGCTTCACCGCGAATCGCTTTAACGAAGGAAGCTAACTCCAAGCCAATTGCATTCGCTTCCGGCGCTTCCGGCTGCAATCGCGCAATGGTCTTCGTTTCACCACTGACCAATTGGATCGGCATCAGGGGGAATCCCGCGAATTCGGGATGATCCTCCTTCAAATACACGATCTCCGCTTGTCCCGATTGAAAATCAAGCGAAACATAACTACTGTTCTGGAACATGCGCAGTTTGCGCATCGGGTGGAGCGACAACCGGGACGCCGTTACATTGGCAACCTGTCCCTTGGAAAACTGGATCCGCGCATTCACAATGTCGGGCGACGGGGAAACCACCGCGACACCACTGGCAGAAATCGAAACCACCGGATCGTCGATCAGATGGAGAATCACATCCAGATCGTGAATCATCAAATCGAAAACAACCGAAACATCGACGCCGCGCGGCTTATACTGCGCCAAGCGATGCGACTCGATGAACATCGGTTTTAACGTAATACCATCCAACGCGCGTACTGCGGGATTAAAACGTTCGACATGTCCCACCTGCAACACCAAGCCAGAAGCATCGGCTTGCGCCACCATCCGCTTTCCGGCTTCGACTGAATGTGCCAACGGTTTCTCGACGAAGACATGTTTCCCGGCTGCTAAGGCGGTAAGCGTCAACGCCTCGTGAGCGCTAGTGGTCGCTACGATATCGATCGCGTCACAATCCTGCAACAATGCTTCATAACTATCGTAAACGGGAACATTCCACAATTTTGCCTTGGCGGCGGCGGCTTCTGGATTTACATCGTACACGCCGACAAATATCGCTTGGGGAGTTGTGCAAAGTAAATTGCCGTGAAAGGTTCCAAGATGCCCGGTACCGGCTAATCCGATCCTGACATTAGTCTTTTCGTTTGAAGCTGACATGGAAGTGTAGTCCAAGATTGAGGAATACGAGAAATGCAAACGCAGATATCGCAAACTCCCACCACTGAACTTTTGCGATATTCATGAAAATCATTAATCCCGTTGTAGTCATAAATGCGAAACTTATGAACGCCAGAGATAATGAGATGTTCCGCAATGCGCGATTGATGCGCATCGAACGGGTGCGGTCGTATGACGAAGGTCCGCGCATGATAGTATTTTTACTCTTTAGATTCAATGATAGCTTGCTCAATGTCATGCACTAATACTTGATAATCCTCAGTCCCGCACGCAATGCGGACGGTACCGGGAAGGATTCCAATTGCCGTGCGCTGTGTTTCTGTTAAGGCAGCATGCGACGTATTTGATGGCATACTAGCCAATGTTTCGGTGCCGCCCAGTGAGGTTGCAGCAACGATTGTCTTTAACCGGAACAAAAAGCGCATTGCTCGTTCGTCGCCACCAAGCAGGCGCAGGGAGAATACTCCGCTGCCACCCGCGAGCCATTCGGGAACCGTGTCCTGAATGCCGGGATAGCTGATTGTTTCGACTTCCGGGTGTTCAAGAAATTGTTTGGACAAAATCTCAGCATTCGCGGTTGCCGCAGCGATCCGTAACGGAAACGACTGGAGACCGCGATCCCACAAGTACGCTGAATTGGGATCGAGACAGCCGCCCAACCGGGTCATTTGTTTCCAAACTGGTGTTATCTTTTCGGTTGTACCGGCAACAACCCCAGCGATGACATCACTATGCCCATTCAAGTACTTTGAACCGGATTCGATTACAAAATCGGCACCTAACGATGACGGAATACAGTGATACGGTGTTGCGAAAGTATTATCGATAACCGTAACCGCTTCGACTGACTTTGCGATCTCGATGAGTTCCGGTACCGCAGCTGGTCGGGCTAACGGATTCGAAAGAGTTTCAAAGTAAAAGAGTGTTGGTCGTTTACCCGATTCCGCTGCGAGTTGCCATTCCAACGGATTGTGCGGAGTCAAGTACTCGATGGAAACACCAATTTTGCGGAGATCCTGTTCGAGTAACGCGTAGGTTACGCCGTACAACTCACTGCTTACAAACCAGCGTTCACCTGGTTGTGCGCAGGCAAACAAAACAGCACTGACCGCTGCCATGCCCGATGCAGTGACTACCGCATCCTCGGTCTGTTCTAATGCTGCTAACTTCCGCTCTACTGCTCGAACAGTTGGGTTGCCATAACGGCTATACAACCAGATATCTCTCCCGTGCCCGGAAGAATACTTCGACAGTGATTCTTCCGTAAAACGGTAGGTGGTAGAACGACGAATCGGCAACCCAATTCCACCTTCCGGGTCGTCCGCATAGGAACGAAGGCAAATTGCCGAGAGTTGGCTACGCCAGTAATTCCAGAATTGTTTAGAACTCATCGTAAAAAAACAAATTTAGTGTGTCCCTGCGTCGATTCCAATTTCCAATGTAAGAAGTATATCCCAGAAGACGCTTGGATTGGTTGTGGTTTCCAGACCCAAACGCCAAGCGTGCTCCCGGTCACTCGATCTCGTGTTACTTCACGTCCTGTCACATCGTAAATAGTAATATCCATTTCTTGATTTTGAGCAAGGTGATACGGAACATTGAGTTGATTGTTGCAGGGATTTGGGTAGGGAGAACCGATCCCAAATTGTCCTGGAGTTTCATGCTCACTAAACTCGCTGGATCGAGTAAAGTATATGGTATCGGTAAAACTTGACGCCTCCCATGAATGGTAGATCGTTCGGACACGGAATACCGCATCGCTTGCCCCTGGAAGAAATGGTTCACTGTAAGTGGTATCGAAAGTTAGTGGAACGTATTCTTCATGGTTTTTTTCTATCGAATACCCGCGAATCATCGTTCTTGCTTCTTGGTTTAGGTACGGAGGATTCCACGAAAAAAAGAGATCGTTGCCGTTCATCCCGTGTTCGGATAGCACAGGCGGCAGCCGTTTCACTGTAAAACCTAATACTCCCAACGTATCTCCCGGCATCAGAATCACCGGACGGCGGTTTGTTTCAAACAGCACCCCGGCAACCGAAAACGTATCAAGCCCTGCCGTTAGATGAGTCAAGTAAAATGTTACCGACGAATCAATTGCAATCCGTTGGTCTTGGCATTGAGCAAAAACCGAGTCGGTCGAATCGTGTCCGAAGAGAGCGAAAACTCCCCGAATTGCACTGTACGACGTTACCAAGTCGATGTCTTGGTAGGTTGGCGCATTCGCAGACACTATCGGTAACGTAACTGTGCGGGATTGATACTCCGGCGCAGAAATTTGCATCGTGATGGTACCCGGTTCCCGTAACATTCGAAAGCGTCCGGAACCTTGCATAACAATTCGTGGTAAATATCCCGTATCCCAATGACTCGAAAGCTCCCACGTCGCATTGCCGATTGGTTCACCAGTGGCATGATCACGGATCGTTCCGACGAATTGCCCGCCGGCTGCCCGGTCGAGTACAGCATTAATCCCCGCGCGATGAATCATACAGACATTCGCGATACTATCGGAGGGGGGATTATAGTTCGGACCGCGCCAAACTTCGACCGTTATTCCTGTTGTCCCGAAGGTCGAAATCGTGTGGTCGTTAAACTCTCCACCATGATAGTACAACTGTCCACCGAGGATGGATTGATAGCGGGTAATCGTATTACGGTAGAGATTGGCAACACTGCGAGTTACCGTACTATCGGGCGCTTCACGCGAGTTCCAGGAATACGGGCGAAGAATCAATTCGCCATAGGAGTGATAGCTGATACTGGTTACTGGTTGAATGACCCGGAGCAGCGAATCCAACGCATAATTCTCCGGTTCTGAGAGTGGGGCACTTCCATAATTCACAGCGGCATATCCCCAGTGAAACCGAAAATTCCGGTTTAAGTCAACGTTATGTGCATTATGGCGAATCCCATTGATGTAACCATCCGGATTAAAGACTGGGATCACATGCAATTCTACTTGTTGTAATCGCCGCTGCAGCGAAGTATCGGTGTTCACCCGGGAAAACAGCCAAGCGAGATATTCCATTACAACTTCGACGCCAATTGCTTCATTCCCATGCGTACCTCCCAGAAGTAGGATACTGGGAATGTCACGCTGAACCACAACACTGTCGGAGATGCGAAGACGCAACAGTGGAAAGTGGTTAACCGAGTAACCGATGGTATCAATGCGGGCGATGAGCGGGTACAGCTGTGCATAGTTTGTTAGTTCTGCTTGCACCAAGCTGAAAGTTCGGTACTCATTCACTTCATCGACCGTATCTACTGGTCCTGAGCCATACAGATCGAACGGAGAATCGGCAATTATACTGAGGGCGGGATATTCCCGGAGAGCTGCTTGTGCTGAAAATGGGTTGGGAAACTCAAGCAGTAG is a genomic window containing:
- a CDS encoding glycosyltransferase family 2 protein; translated protein: MKWKVLWEVPWNSIRSAKYRAYYRWLIPVKVKRAFNLVSKDLHIITPSHSYESRSQLLHRAIDSILAQTPHGLKVHHHIVFDGDAPNKILFTDLPAWYSYEIISTPRTAMYGAHQRNVGLEKVKTGWILFFDDDNVIDPNCCKIIEQYIHAGIGVLVFRVWHEELKKYVPEDLTAVPKFVDIDSLSFVVNADIAHYAEWQHKYHHDYLYIQNIIGIGEYFGFRTVVNDDIIGIHY
- a CDS encoding Gfo/Idh/MocA family oxidoreductase, whose protein sequence is MSASNEKTNVRIGLAGTGHLGTFHGNLLCTTPQAIFVGVYDVNPEAAAAKAKLWNVPVYDSYEALLQDCDAIDIVATTSAHEALTLTALAAGKHVFVEKPLAHSVEAGKRMVAQADASGLVLQVGHVERFNPAVRALDGITLKPMFIESHRLAQYKPRGVDVSVVFDLMIHDLDVILHLIDDPVVSISASGVAVVSPSPDIVNARIQFSKGQVANVTASRLSLHPMRKLRMFQNSSYVSLDFQSGQAEIVYLKEDHPEFAGFPLMPIQLVSGETKTIARLQPEAPEANAIGLELASFVKAIRGEAPIAVSGAQGLRALEAAHQIEAALQANAALS
- a CDS encoding DUF2817 domain-containing protein, with translation MQYVIILLLFYGSQRYCWAGPLYRYPTADRDAVQALIRLGGEPVCGSRIDSLLLEFPNPFSAQAALREYPALSIIADSPFDLYGSGPVDTVDEVNEYRTFSLVQAELTNYAQLYPLIARIDTIGYSVNHFPLLRLRISDSVVVQRDIPSILLLGGTHGNEAIGVEVVMEYLAWLFSRVNTDTSLQRRLQQVELHVIPVFNPDGYINGIRHNAHNVDLNRNFRFHWGYAAVNYGSAPLSEPENYALDSLLRVIQPVTSISYHSYGELILRPYSWNSREAPDSTVTRSVANLYRNTITRYQSILGGQLYYHGGEFNDHTISTFGTTGITVEVWRGPNYNPPSDSIANVCMIHRAGINAVLDRAAGGQFVGTIRDHATGEPIGNATWELSSHWDTGYLPRIVMQGSGRFRMLREPGTITMQISAPEYQSRTVTLPIVSANAPTYQDIDLVTSYSAIRGVFALFGHDSTDSVFAQCQDQRIAIDSSVTFYLTHLTAGLDTFSVAGVLFETNRRPVILMPGDTLGVLGFTVKRLPPVLSEHGMNGNDLFFSWNPPYLNQEARTMIRGYSIEKNHEEYVPLTFDTTYSEPFLPGASDAVFRVRTIYHSWEASSFTDTIYFTRSSEFSEHETPGQFGIGSPYPNPCNNQLNVPYHLAQNQEMDITIYDVTGREVTRDRVTGSTLGVWVWKPQPIQASSGIYFLHWKLESTQGHTKFVFLR
- a CDS encoding aminotransferase class I/II-fold pyridoxal phosphate-dependent enzyme; translated protein: MSSKQFWNYWRSQLSAICLRSYADDPEGGIGLPIRRSTTYRFTEESLSKYSSGHGRDIWLYSRYGNPTVRAVERKLAALEQTEDAVVTASGMAAVSAVLFACAQPGERWFVSSELYGVTYALLEQDLRKIGVSIEYLTPHNPLEWQLAAESGKRPTLFYFETLSNPLARPAAVPELIEIAKSVEAVTVIDNTFATPYHCIPSSLGADFVIESGSKYLNGHSDVIAGVVAGTTEKITPVWKQMTRLGGCLDPNSAYLWDRGLQSFPLRIAAATANAEILSKQFLEHPEVETISYPGIQDTVPEWLAGGSGVFSLRLLGGDERAMRFLFRLKTIVAATSLGGTETLASMPSNTSHAALTETQRTAIGILPGTVRIACGTEDYQVLVHDIEQAIIESKE